Proteins encoded by one window of Desulfurococcus sp.:
- a CDS encoding ABC transporter ATP-binding protein, with amino-acid sequence MSQGGYEPVISPQTILFVKNLKVYFPVRRGLTDVLFRRPPLYVKAVDGVSFEVRKGEVFTLAGESGCGKTTTGKAILRLVDPTEGVIGYLPSKSVIEELEKTGSIKTVSEHGHIDIASLDEKSLKPLRKDMQMIWQDPYGSLNPRRTIYEILEEPLAIHNIGLSREDRYDIVAKALESVKLTPPEDYVDRYPHMLSGGQRQRVVIARALILNPSFVVADEPVSMLDVSIRAEILQLMLELKEKLGLTYLFITHDLAIARYISNKLAVMYLGQIVEFGDTEKVIRNPLHPYTKALLEAVPEPDPSRRLVIKEIPIKGEVPSPINVPKGCRFHPRCVALDGKPELREYCTVKEPPMVEVEPGHYVKCWLYARK; translated from the coding sequence ATGAGTCAAGGTGGATACGAGCCTGTAATATCCCCGCAAACTATTCTCTTCGTTAAAAACTTGAAAGTATACTTCCCAGTGAGGAGAGGCTTAACAGATGTACTGTTTAGAAGACCCCCACTATACGTTAAAGCTGTAGATGGAGTATCCTTCGAGGTGCGTAAGGGAGAAGTTTTCACGCTAGCCGGTGAATCAGGATGTGGTAAGACGACAACCGGTAAAGCTATATTAAGACTCGTAGACCCTACAGAGGGAGTAATAGGGTATCTACCCTCAAAGAGTGTGATCGAGGAGTTAGAAAAAACAGGTTCAATAAAAACTGTAAGCGAGCATGGCCATATAGATATTGCATCCCTCGATGAGAAGTCGCTGAAGCCTCTCAGGAAAGACATGCAGATGATATGGCAGGATCCATACGGAAGCCTTAACCCGAGGAGAACTATATATGAGATTCTAGAGGAGCCTCTAGCAATACACAACATAGGTTTAAGCCGCGAGGATAGATACGATATTGTTGCAAAAGCTCTCGAATCAGTCAAGCTAACCCCGCCCGAAGACTACGTTGATAGATACCCGCACATGCTGTCAGGCGGTCAGAGGCAGAGGGTAGTGATAGCGAGAGCCCTCATATTAAACCCGAGTTTCGTTGTAGCAGACGAGCCTGTCTCAATGCTGGATGTCTCTATTAGAGCCGAGATACTCCAGTTGATGCTTGAATTGAAGGAGAAGCTTGGGTTAACATACTTATTCATAACCCACGATCTAGCTATAGCAAGATACATATCCAATAAGCTAGCAGTAATGTACCTCGGGCAGATCGTAGAGTTCGGTGACACCGAGAAAGTCATCAGGAACCCGCTGCACCCCTACACTAAAGCTCTGCTTGAAGCTGTCCCAGAACCCGATCCATCTCGAAGACTAGTAATCAAGGAGATCCCCATCAAAGGTGAAGTACCCTCTCCAATAAACGTTCCAAAAGGGTGTAGATTCCACCCGAGATGCGTTGCACTGGACGGGAAGCCCGAGCTAAGAGAGTACTGTACAGTGAAGGAGCCGCCTATGGTTGAAGTAGAGCCAGGCCACTACGTTAAATGCTGGCTCTACGCTAGAAAATAG
- a CDS encoding Zn-ribbon domain-containing OB-fold protein: protein MPPSWRTRIERYRLKATRCRDCGRVGYPASSTCRFCGSENIEYVELINEKARLVTWTVIYSTMDGFEEKKPVVIGIVETINSKARITAPLTDILLDELKPGLLLEPVLRRISEGGNAGLIHYGVSMRPALKQ from the coding sequence ATCCCGCCTTCATGGAGAACCAGGATCGAGAGGTATAGGCTTAAAGCCACCAGGTGCAGGGACTGCGGGAGAGTAGGCTATCCAGCCTCAAGCACGTGTAGATTCTGCGGGTCAGAAAACATCGAGTACGTAGAACTAATAAACGAGAAGGCTAGACTGGTGACATGGACTGTAATATACAGTACGATGGATGGCTTCGAGGAGAAGAAGCCAGTAGTAATAGGCATCGTGGAGACTATTAACAGTAAAGCTAGAATAACTGCCCCGCTCACCGATATACTATTAGACGAGTTAAAGCCGGGACTACTACTTGAACCAGTCTTAAGGAGGATATCTGAGGGAGGAAACGCCGGGCTCATACACTACGGTGTATCAATGAGGCCGGCACTAAAACAGTAG
- a CDS encoding radical SAM protein: MEYNTVYKNPLKVKARVAYVYPSTYRVMISSLAADIIYMISNSMDEVYMERFTCKKLSGMEPEPRSLETGTPLKNFNLIVTTLHYEPDIVNLVRLLAAGGVPVRRLERNIPVIAGGPVVMENPVPYSGVIDAFIIGEAEATLEAVLSKWLETMEKKSFLEAISELPYVYVPGLNDGDRVFRRYVENLDDAPHPIHQVENPEVEPVYGGGFKLEVSRGCRYWCSFCMETRVFQPFRERSLPVLKSIVSKGVSESIWGKRVVLYSLSFPVSRTHVKLLEYLRDEGVKASLPSMRLSALSDEVLELAREIGQRTLTLAPETFSLRLQRVFFKYPDLGSRIVDVVKRVLEKGFNVKLYLIYGVKGERLEEVQANIKILRELGGFARKHNRSLAVSLNPLIPKPHTIFQWIGMERTERLKSVLGLYRRELKGLIESRPYDIEWGFIQALIALSGKPLDDLILKVAFRGGGLASWRRALREAREDYTRVLEGYEFGGRLPWDFIVLDGISRRIAESQYEVYLKLSNDSRPLQ, from the coding sequence TTGGAGTATAATACTGTATATAAGAATCCACTTAAGGTTAAAGCTAGAGTAGCCTACGTCTACCCGAGTACTTATAGAGTGATGATTTCAAGTCTGGCAGCCGACATAATATATATGATCTCTAATAGCATGGATGAAGTTTACATGGAGAGATTTACGTGCAAGAAGCTTAGCGGCATGGAGCCGGAGCCTAGGAGTCTTGAAACAGGCACACCCTTAAAGAACTTTAATCTAATTGTGACCACGCTGCACTACGAGCCTGATATAGTCAACTTAGTAAGACTACTTGCAGCTGGAGGAGTACCAGTGAGAAGGCTAGAGCGCAATATACCTGTGATTGCTGGAGGACCAGTAGTCATGGAGAACCCAGTCCCCTATAGCGGGGTAATCGATGCCTTCATAATAGGTGAAGCCGAGGCAACTCTTGAAGCTGTCTTATCCAAGTGGCTTGAAACCATGGAGAAGAAAAGCTTCCTCGAAGCTATCTCCGAGCTTCCATACGTCTACGTACCTGGATTAAATGACGGTGATAGAGTATTTAGAAGATACGTGGAGAACCTCGATGATGCACCCCACCCTATACACCAGGTTGAAAACCCAGAGGTTGAACCCGTGTATGGTGGTGGATTCAAGCTTGAAGTTAGCAGAGGCTGCAGGTACTGGTGTAGCTTCTGCATGGAAACCAGGGTCTTCCAGCCTTTCAGGGAGCGAAGTCTCCCCGTGCTCAAAAGTATTGTGAGCAAGGGGGTTTCAGAGAGTATATGGGGGAAGAGAGTTGTCTTATATAGCCTATCCTTCCCTGTCTCGCGAACTCACGTGAAGCTCCTTGAGTATCTTAGAGATGAAGGCGTGAAGGCCTCACTACCTTCAATGAGGCTCTCAGCGCTGAGTGATGAAGTCTTAGAGCTGGCACGCGAGATCGGCCAGCGGACGCTTACATTAGCCCCCGAAACCTTCTCGCTGAGGCTTCAGAGAGTATTCTTCAAGTACCCTGATCTAGGATCAAGGATTGTAGATGTAGTTAAGCGTGTACTGGAGAAGGGGTTTAACGTCAAGCTCTACTTGATATACGGGGTTAAAGGTGAGCGCCTCGAGGAGGTGCAGGCTAACATCAAGATTTTAAGGGAGCTAGGGGGCTTCGCTAGAAAGCATAATAGGAGTCTTGCTGTATCCTTAAATCCTTTGATACCGAAGCCTCACACAATATTCCAGTGGATTGGCATGGAGAGAACTGAGAGACTTAAAAGCGTGTTAGGCTTGTATAGGAGAGAGTTAAAGGGGCTCATCGAATCCAGGCCATATGATATAGAGTGGGGATTTATTCAAGCTCTCATAGCTTTATCGGGCAAGCCTCTCGATGATCTAATACTAAAGGTAGCTTTCAGGGGAGGGGGGCTTGCATCCTGGAGGAGGGCTCTACGTGAAGCACGAGAGGATTACACCCGAGTGTTAGAAGGCTACGAGTTCGGTGGTAGACTACCATGGGATTTCATAGTACTCGATGGTATCTCTAGAAGAATTGCTGAAAGCCAGTACGAAGTCTACTTAAAGCTGAGTAATGACAGCCGTCCTCTCCAGTAA
- a CDS encoding radical SAM protein, whose translation MRGVLSVIGRFPDGRVIYMVPGSFPAFGYIAFGVIDRGTNVLQARPTTLCPQRCAFCSVDAGLESSSRWAEFLVEPELIVRGVEEAVRVKGGGIEVLLDSMGDVLTYPWLVNLVEELKGVPGVSSVALETHGLLLSKTLIDRLNNAGLDRINLSIDTVSDEKAYYLYGTRYYSVSRIMKLAEYIARETSIDLHVTPLWLPGVNDDDVTELVKWAVQIGAGKKWPPVTIQKYVRHKRGRKLEGVREVSWREFWAWISRVEEETGLKLHWTMEEWGMRYTKRLALPARRGDRITVEVAGRGLFKGEYLGVAEKKGTSFLVAVFPGRRLLKPGSMVTVEVIEDRDGLITGRALND comes from the coding sequence GTGAGAGGAGTTTTAAGTGTAATTGGGCGGTTCCCTGATGGAAGAGTAATCTACATGGTTCCCGGGAGTTTCCCTGCATTCGGCTACATAGCTTTTGGTGTAATAGATAGAGGCACTAATGTCCTGCAGGCCAGGCCTACGACACTCTGCCCCCAGAGGTGTGCTTTCTGCAGTGTTGATGCAGGACTTGAATCATCCAGCAGGTGGGCAGAGTTCCTTGTCGAGCCGGAGCTTATTGTTAGAGGAGTGGAGGAGGCTGTAAGAGTTAAAGGAGGAGGTATTGAAGTACTCTTAGACTCCATGGGCGACGTGTTAACATATCCCTGGCTTGTTAACCTAGTAGAGGAGTTAAAAGGAGTTCCTGGGGTATCGAGTGTAGCACTAGAGACCCACGGCCTGCTTCTCTCAAAGACGCTTATAGATAGACTGAATAATGCTGGACTAGATAGAATAAACTTGAGTATAGACACGGTGAGCGATGAGAAAGCCTACTACTTGTATGGTACAAGATACTATAGTGTCAGCAGGATCATGAAGCTCGCTGAATACATTGCAAGGGAAACAAGTATAGACCTCCACGTGACCCCCTTATGGCTACCTGGCGTTAACGACGATGATGTAACCGAGCTCGTAAAATGGGCTGTGCAAATTGGTGCAGGGAAGAAGTGGCCTCCCGTCACTATTCAAAAGTATGTGAGGCATAAGAGAGGGAGGAAGCTAGAGGGTGTTAGAGAGGTATCATGGAGGGAGTTCTGGGCGTGGATTAGCAGAGTTGAAGAGGAGACAGGCTTAAAGCTCCACTGGACGATGGAGGAGTGGGGGATGAGGTATACAAAGCGCCTGGCTCTTCCAGCTAGAAGAGGAGACAGGATTACCGTGGAGGTCGCGGGTAGAGGGCTTTTTAAAGGAGAGTATCTTGGAGTAGCCGAGAAGAAGGGTACGAGTTTTCTCGTAGCAGTGTTCCCTGGAAGACGGCTGTTAAAACCTGGAAGCATGGTGACTGTAGAGGTAATCGAGGATAGAGATGGGCTGATAACAGGAAGGGCTCTCAACGATTAA
- a CDS encoding ABC transporter ATP-binding protein, with product MSELVLDVKGLKTYFYTGRGVVRAVDDVSFTLGKGESLGIAGESGCGKSTLAYSLIRLVPPPGRIVGGQVFFRGKNILEMSEEEFRRDVRWKGISMIFQGAMNALNPVYTIGDQMAEVLMIHQGYTKSEALEAAGKMLELVGIDRRRLKSYPHELSGGMKQRIVIAMALLLNPPVVIADEPTTALDVVVQAQIINLLKRLKKELGISIIFISHDLSIIAEVADKIAVMYGGEIVEYGPSEAVFNNPLHPYTIGLLGSIPRLRGELKDLTWIPGFPPDLANPPPGCRFAPRCPRVFEKCGEKPPVIEVEPGHYVKCWLYAKR from the coding sequence TTGAGCGAACTGGTATTAGATGTAAAAGGCTTGAAAACGTATTTTTACACTGGTAGAGGCGTAGTAAGAGCTGTCGACGATGTATCATTCACGCTGGGTAAGGGTGAAAGCTTAGGAATAGCTGGTGAATCAGGCTGCGGGAAGAGTACTCTAGCATACTCGTTGATCAGGCTGGTGCCTCCCCCAGGAAGAATAGTTGGAGGCCAGGTATTCTTCAGAGGTAAGAATATCCTCGAGATGAGTGAAGAAGAGTTTAGACGAGATGTTAGATGGAAGGGTATATCCATGATATTCCAGGGTGCAATGAACGCTTTAAACCCAGTCTACACGATAGGCGATCAAATGGCTGAAGTCCTAATGATACACCAGGGTTACACTAAGAGTGAAGCATTAGAGGCAGCCGGTAAGATGCTCGAGCTGGTTGGCATAGACCGTAGAAGACTGAAGAGCTATCCTCACGAGTTAAGCGGCGGCATGAAGCAGCGTATTGTAATAGCCATGGCTCTCCTACTGAATCCACCTGTAGTGATCGCAGACGAGCCTACAACAGCCCTTGACGTAGTTGTCCAAGCCCAGATAATAAACCTCTTGAAGAGGCTTAAGAAAGAGCTAGGTATCTCCATAATATTCATATCGCACGACTTAAGCATTATAGCAGAGGTAGCTGATAAGATAGCAGTAATGTATGGAGGGGAAATCGTGGAGTACGGGCCGAGTGAAGCTGTATTCAACAACCCGTTACACCCCTACACTATAGGATTACTGGGCAGTATACCCAGGCTACGCGGAGAGCTGAAGGATTTAACGTGGATTCCAGGCTTCCCACCAGACTTAGCTAACCCGCCACCCGGCTGCAGGTTTGCTCCTAGATGCCCGAGGGTTTTCGAGAAGTGTGGTGAGAAGCCTCCTGTAATCGAGGTGGAGCCAGGCCACTACGTTAAATGCTGGCTCTACGCTAAGAGGTGA
- a CDS encoding PLP-dependent aminotransferase family protein, with the protein MVDYSRFLSNTAKSIKASEIRELLALIRGRKDVISLAGGIPDPVLFPREELARIASMVIEKYGDYALQYSETKGIIEVRETLSDFLARKRGIIADAENIIITAGSQSGLDIISRTLLNPGDIVITESPSYLAALGAFKANGARLMGVKIDEHGMRTDILEEKLRALGDEARRVKFVYVIPVGQNPAGTTMTKDRKKHLLEIASKYDLLIVEDDPYSYIIYEEGAETSSLKSMDAEGRVIYLSTVSKILAPGLRIGWIVAEGELTRKLEIVKQYVDLHSPTLNQFIVAEAIKTGIVERVIARAVPHYKAKRDTMLKAIEENFPDYTWYSRPIGGLFIFTYVYKDRFDAGLLLEKAVREYKIAYVPGGSFHPEGDGVNSMRLNFSYPSHEQIREGIERLARLIKEA; encoded by the coding sequence ATAGTGGACTACTCCCGGTTCTTAAGTAATACAGCTAAGAGCATTAAAGCCTCCGAGATACGCGAGCTACTAGCATTAATCAGAGGAAGAAAGGATGTTATAAGCTTAGCTGGAGGAATACCCGACCCAGTTCTCTTTCCCCGTGAAGAGCTAGCTAGGATTGCAAGCATGGTTATCGAGAAGTATGGTGATTATGCTTTACAGTACAGTGAGACAAAAGGGATTATAGAGGTTCGCGAGACTCTAAGTGATTTTCTAGCGAGGAAGAGAGGTATTATAGCAGACGCTGAGAACATTATTATAACAGCTGGCAGCCAGTCAGGCCTGGATATCATATCAAGGACTCTCCTCAACCCAGGCGACATAGTTATAACAGAGAGCCCCTCATATCTGGCAGCACTAGGAGCATTTAAAGCGAATGGAGCAAGGCTAATGGGTGTTAAAATAGATGAGCACGGCATGAGAACAGATATACTTGAAGAGAAGCTGAGAGCTCTAGGTGATGAGGCAAGGAGAGTCAAGTTCGTGTACGTGATTCCCGTTGGGCAGAACCCAGCTGGTACAACTATGACTAAGGATAGAAAAAAGCATCTACTAGAAATAGCGTCGAAATACGACTTGCTAATCGTGGAGGACGACCCCTACAGCTATATAATATACGAGGAGGGAGCTGAAACCTCATCTCTTAAAAGCATGGATGCCGAGGGGAGAGTAATATATTTGAGTACTGTAAGCAAGATACTAGCCCCCGGCTTGAGAATCGGGTGGATAGTAGCTGAAGGAGAGCTCACGAGGAAATTAGAGATCGTTAAGCAGTACGTGGATTTACACTCTCCAACCCTAAACCAGTTCATAGTAGCTGAGGCTATCAAGACAGGTATAGTAGAGAGAGTAATAGCCAGGGCAGTACCACACTACAAGGCTAAAAGAGATACAATGCTGAAGGCAATTGAAGAAAACTTCCCTGATTACACGTGGTATAGTAGGCCCATAGGAGGACTCTTCATCTTCACATACGTCTACAAGGATAGATTCGATGCCGGCTTACTTCTAGAGAAAGCTGTAAGAGAATACAAGATTGCATATGTCCCAGGAGGAAGCTTCCACCCTGAGGGTGATGGAGTAAACAGTATGAGGCTCAACTTCAGCTACCCTTCACATGAGCAGATTAGAGAGGGGATTGAAAGACTAGCTAGGTTGATCAAGGAGGCCTAA